A window from Bdellovibrionales bacterium encodes these proteins:
- a CDS encoding elongation factor G yields the protein MSKKWNIDTVRNIGISAHIDSGKTTTSERILFYGGRIHAIHEVKGKDGVGATMDSMDLEREKGITIQSAATQVQWKDYTINLIDTPGHVDFTVEVERSLRVLDGAVLLLCGVAGVQSQSITVDRQMKRYSVPRLAFVNKLDRQGANPFRVADALVDKLKLNAVMIQIPIGLEDQHRGHVDLTDMKSYINEGENGEKVVVGEIPADLVEQAKEYRQKMIGKLADIDPKIEEKFLMEEEPTTEEIRAAIRTGTIGLKLVPVLCGSAFKNKGVQRLMDAVTYYLPSPAEKKEYALDLTKNEEKFELFPDNTKPLVTLAFKLAETPFGQLTYMRLYQGKMAKGDFIINQTNKKSVKIPRLVRMHSDKMEDIDVAYAGDIVALFGIDCASGDTFCDDKIEASMQSMHVPDAVISLAVAPKHKEGANNFSKALQKFRKEDPTFRVHRDEESNETIISGMGELHLEIYVERMKREFNCEVVVGQPQVAYRETIAVEAPYDYTHKKQTGGSGQYAKIVGAIRPLPPQEDGSVFKFSNSVVGGRIPKEFIPAVEEGFKEQTVKGPLIGFPIVGVEVELTDGAYHDVDSSYMAFKIAAMAALREVYPAAKPTVLEPIMKLETTVPDEYQGSAVGQINQRRGVIVGTTSFEGSCVIEAEVPLTEMFGYSTDLRSATKGKGEFSMEFAKYQAAPRNIQEELVKKYQAKRAAEQK from the coding sequence ATGTCCAAAAAATGGAATATTGATACGGTTAGAAATATCGGTATCTCGGCTCACATCGACTCGGGAAAAACGACAACTTCTGAGCGTATTTTGTTCTATGGAGGTCGTATCCACGCTATCCACGAAGTTAAAGGTAAAGACGGCGTGGGCGCAACGATGGACTCCATGGATCTTGAGCGTGAAAAAGGTATTACAATCCAGTCTGCTGCGACTCAGGTACAGTGGAAAGATTATACCATTAACTTGATCGATACACCGGGGCACGTGGACTTCACCGTTGAGGTAGAACGTTCATTGCGCGTTCTTGATGGTGCGGTCTTGTTGTTGTGTGGTGTTGCGGGCGTTCAATCTCAGTCAATCACAGTTGACCGTCAGATGAAACGTTACAGCGTACCTCGTTTGGCATTCGTGAATAAGTTGGACCGTCAAGGTGCTAACCCATTCCGCGTTGCTGATGCGTTGGTTGATAAATTGAAATTGAATGCAGTGATGATCCAAATCCCAATCGGTTTGGAAGATCAACATCGCGGTCACGTTGATTTGACTGATATGAAGTCTTACATCAACGAAGGCGAAAACGGCGAAAAAGTTGTTGTTGGTGAAATCCCTGCTGACTTGGTTGAGCAAGCGAAAGAATACCGTCAAAAAATGATCGGCAAATTGGCTGATATCGATCCTAAGATCGAAGAAAAGTTCTTGATGGAAGAAGAGCCAACGACTGAAGAAATCCGCGCGGCGATCCGCACTGGTACTATCGGTTTGAAATTGGTTCCTGTTCTTTGCGGTTCAGCGTTCAAAAACAAAGGCGTTCAGCGCTTGATGGATGCAGTGACTTACTACTTGCCATCTCCTGCTGAGAAAAAAGAATACGCATTGGATTTGACTAAGAACGAAGAAAAATTCGAATTGTTCCCAGACAACACGAAGCCATTGGTTACTTTGGCGTTCAAATTGGCTGAGACTCCATTCGGTCAGTTGACTTACATGCGTCTTTACCAAGGTAAGATGGCGAAAGGTGATTTCATCATCAACCAAACGAACAAGAAATCTGTGAAGATTCCTCGCTTGGTGCGTATGCACTCTGACAAAATGGAAGATATCGACGTAGCTTACGCGGGTGACATCGTTGCCTTGTTCGGTATCGATTGCGCATCTGGTGACACTTTCTGTGACGATAAAATTGAAGCTTCTATGCAATCAATGCACGTTCCAGACGCGGTTATCAGCTTGGCGGTTGCTCCTAAGCACAAAGAAGGTGCGAACAACTTCTCTAAGGCACTCCAAAAGTTCCGTAAAGAAGATCCTACCTTCCGTGTACACCGTGATGAAGAATCTAACGAAACTATCATCTCTGGTATGGGTGAGCTCCACTTGGAAATCTACGTTGAGCGTATGAAGCGCGAATTCAACTGTGAAGTTGTTGTCGGTCAGCCTCAAGTTGCTTACCGTGAAACAATCGCTGTTGAAGCTCCTTATGACTACACTCATAAGAAGCAAACAGGTGGTTCTGGTCAGTACGCGAAGATCGTGGGCGCGATCCGTCCATTGCCTCCGCAAGAAGATGGTTCTGTATTCAAGTTCTCTAACAGCGTTGTCGGCGGTCGTATTCCTAAGGAATTCATCCCAGCTGTTGAAGAAGGTTTCAAAGAACAAACGGTGAAGGGTCCACTCATTGGCTTCCCTATCGTTGGCGTAGAAGTAGAATTGACTGACGGTGCTTACCATGATGTCGACTCCTCTTACATGGCCTTCAAAATCGCGGCGATGGCTGCACTTCGTGAAGTGTACCCTGCTGCGAAACCAACTGTTCTTGAGCCGATCATGAAGCTTGAGACAACTGTTCCAGATGAATACCAAGGTTCAGCGGTTGGTCAAATCAACCAACGCCGTGGTGTTATCGTTGGTACAACTTCTTTCGAAGGTAGCTGCGTAATTGAAGCAGAAGTGCCGTTGACAGAAATGTTCGGTTACTCAACAGATTTGCGTTCTGCAACTAAAGGTAAAGGTGAGTTCTCTATGGAATTCGCTAAATACCAAGCTGCTCCTCGCAACATCCAAGAGGAACTCGTTAAGAAATACCAAGCGAAGCGCGCAGCTGAGCAGAAGTAA
- a CDS encoding putative sulfate exporter family transporter, producing the protein MLARILFPLAGLLCLAPFISSGTALFMGVALALIFGNPYLDLARKYTHRLLAISVVGMGFGMDLAVIGRVGLQGIGYTIAGISLTLTLGYFIGKLLKTDRNVSILVSVGTAICGGSAIAAVAPVIRAKSHEVSVALGTVFVLNAVALFLFPPLGHYFGLTQHQFGLWSALAIHDTSSVVGASLQYGAEALQVGTTVKLARALWIVPIAFAIGWVVARNQQTGAAGKGKKPWFILGFILAAALVTWVPVLQPAGHVIESIAKRLLVLTLFLIGSGLTRETLRSVGARPFFQGVLLWIIAASATFGAIEAGWIH; encoded by the coding sequence ATGTTAGCTCGAATTCTGTTTCCATTGGCTGGGCTTCTCTGTTTGGCTCCTTTTATTTCTTCCGGAACCGCGCTTTTTATGGGTGTGGCGCTGGCTCTGATTTTCGGAAATCCTTATTTAGATCTTGCACGTAAATATACCCACCGACTGCTCGCAATTTCAGTTGTTGGGATGGGATTCGGAATGGATCTCGCGGTGATTGGCCGTGTGGGCCTGCAGGGGATCGGTTACACCATCGCGGGGATTTCGCTCACACTCACTCTGGGATATTTTATCGGTAAACTGCTGAAAACTGATCGCAATGTTTCTATCTTAGTTTCGGTGGGAACTGCGATTTGCGGTGGTAGCGCCATTGCAGCCGTCGCGCCGGTGATTCGCGCAAAGTCCCATGAGGTGTCTGTGGCTTTGGGCACAGTGTTTGTGCTGAATGCTGTGGCGTTGTTTCTGTTTCCACCTCTGGGGCATTATTTCGGTCTCACTCAACATCAGTTTGGCTTGTGGAGTGCGCTGGCGATTCACGACACAAGCTCTGTCGTCGGAGCCTCTCTTCAATACGGTGCTGAAGCTTTGCAGGTAGGGACCACAGTGAAATTGGCGCGCGCGCTTTGGATCGTACCAATTGCATTTGCGATCGGCTGGGTTGTGGCTCGCAATCAGCAAACGGGCGCTGCGGGGAAAGGCAAAAAGCCGTGGTTTATTCTGGGTTTTATTCTTGCGGCAGCCTTGGTGACATGGGTCCCGGTGTTGCAGCCAGCGGGACATGTGATTGAATCGATTGCAAAGCGCTTGCTGGTTTTGACTTTGTTTCTGATTGGCAGTGGGTTGACGCGGGAAACTCTTCGCAGTGTTGGGGCGCGGCCTTTCTTTCAAGGGGTCTTGCTTTGGATTATCGCGGCGTCCGCGACCTTCGGTGCCATTGAGGCCGGCTGGATTCACTAA
- a CDS encoding HlyC/CorC family transporter, whose product MTTILLLFCVTLLISFTCSLLEAVILSVSPAYVAVAVQNKKRSGLLLQHLKENLDRPLSAILTLNTISHTLGSSAIAFKVQQLYGEDFVTLSSFILTFMILIVSEVLPKSIGASYWKVIAPFAAYLIQAMIFVLYPLVSFSQFVGKLVSKPDVPEVTREEMIMTAELGAEEGTLKTKESNVIKNLLMLDKIYVSDIMTPRSVFFALEADITVDEVVNKYVPLRFSRIPVYRDSLDNIIGITHRYKILEASSDDQHTRKVSDLVTPIASVSERLTVAQVLDFFIKEKEHLALAVDEYGVTTGLVTLEDAVETLLGVEIVDEFDNIEDMRKYALDQWQIRKKQLRRS is encoded by the coding sequence ATGACCACAATCCTTCTCTTATTTTGCGTTACTCTCCTCATTTCATTCACGTGTTCACTCTTGGAAGCTGTGATCCTTTCCGTTTCACCTGCTTACGTGGCAGTGGCTGTGCAAAACAAAAAGCGTAGCGGTTTACTTCTTCAGCATCTGAAAGAAAACCTCGACCGTCCTCTTTCCGCGATTCTGACTTTGAATACGATTTCTCACACTCTGGGATCTTCGGCGATTGCTTTCAAAGTTCAACAGCTTTACGGCGAAGACTTTGTCACATTGTCTTCTTTCATTCTGACATTCATGATCTTGATCGTGTCTGAAGTTTTGCCAAAAAGTATTGGTGCTTCTTACTGGAAAGTGATTGCACCTTTTGCGGCTTATTTGATCCAAGCAATGATCTTCGTTCTTTACCCGCTGGTGAGCTTTTCACAATTCGTCGGCAAACTTGTTTCAAAGCCTGACGTTCCTGAGGTCACTCGTGAAGAGATGATCATGACGGCCGAGCTCGGTGCTGAAGAAGGTACTCTCAAGACAAAAGAATCTAATGTTATTAAGAATCTTTTGATGCTCGATAAGATCTACGTTTCTGATATCATGACTCCGCGATCTGTTTTCTTTGCGCTGGAAGCCGATATCACGGTCGATGAAGTTGTGAATAAGTATGTCCCTCTGCGCTTTTCACGTATTCCGGTTTATCGCGACAGCTTGGATAACATTATCGGTATTACTCACCGTTATAAAATCCTTGAAGCTTCGTCAGATGATCAGCACACGCGAAAAGTTTCAGATCTCGTGACGCCAATCGCTTCTGTGTCTGAGCGTCTAACAGTGGCTCAGGTTTTAGATTTCTTCATTAAAGAAAAAGAACACTTGGCGCTTGCAGTAGATGAATACGGCGTGACGACGGGTCTTGTCACTCTTGAGGATGCTGTTGAAACCCTTCTGGGTGTTGAGATCGTTGATGAATTCGATAATATCGAAGACATGCGCAAATACGCGTTGGACCAGTGGCAGATTCGCAAGAAACAACTCCGCCGTAGCTAA
- a CDS encoding dienelactone hydrolase family protein: MKHAFLTLILLLGAFVARAEIKTETVEYKQGDTTLEGYIAYDSSIKGKRPVIMIVHEWTGLGDYVKGRAKELAEKGYVAFAMDIYGKGVRPAQGPEAAKEASKYKDNRKLMRERAKAGYDFIKTKPYVDSSKMIAMGYCFGGTVALEMGRAGLPLAGVVSFHGGLSTPNPQDAAKNFKAKLLVLHGALDPNVKPEVPGFQKEMDDAKVDYQFISYSGTVHAFTNPQAGNDMSKGAAYNPVSDRRSMVAFLDFLNEVAPITK; this comes from the coding sequence GTGAAACATGCATTTCTAACACTCATCCTTCTCCTCGGTGCCTTTGTTGCCCGTGCAGAGATCAAAACTGAAACTGTCGAATACAAACAAGGCGACACGACTCTCGAAGGCTATATTGCTTACGACAGCAGTATTAAGGGCAAGCGTCCCGTGATTATGATTGTTCATGAGTGGACGGGGCTTGGTGATTACGTCAAAGGCCGCGCCAAAGAGCTTGCTGAAAAAGGTTACGTGGCGTTTGCCATGGATATCTATGGTAAGGGCGTGCGTCCTGCGCAAGGACCTGAGGCCGCGAAAGAAGCAAGCAAGTACAAAGACAATCGCAAGCTGATGCGTGAGCGAGCAAAAGCGGGATATGATTTTATCAAGACAAAGCCTTATGTTGACTCCAGTAAGATGATCGCAATGGGTTACTGCTTTGGCGGAACTGTGGCGCTCGAGATGGGTCGTGCGGGCTTGCCTCTGGCGGGTGTTGTGAGTTTCCACGGTGGACTTTCAACTCCGAATCCACAAGACGCAGCTAAGAACTTCAAAGCGAAGTTGTTAGTGTTGCACGGAGCTTTGGATCCAAACGTGAAGCCAGAGGTTCCTGGATTTCAAAAAGAGATGGACGATGCGAAGGTGGATTATCAATTCATCAGCTATAGCGGCACGGTTCATGCCTTTACCAACCCTCAAGCCGGCAATGACATGAGCAAGGGTGCGGCTTACAACCCGGTTTCTGACCGTCGCTCGATGGTGGCGTTCCTGGATTTCCTCAATGAGGTGGCGCCGATTACGAAATAA
- a CDS encoding SAM-dependent methyltransferase, whose amino-acid sequence MDLFPQLPEASHSYTEAQEHAVMVDAHLGFQTKEIEKSLLNEWGPKTVSSDVQAWVGLPVQAMQTPYTELRQILALLSPENDSTVVDLGCAYGRMAHVIGHHYPHVNFIGYELVDERVQEGRRVLAKFDYPRCRLETADLSASDFIPPLAEYYFIFDFGSRPAIEKTLEDLKKISLQKSITVVARGRGIRNWIYQGHPWLYAMNEPQVFDHFSIFRP is encoded by the coding sequence ATGGATTTATTTCCACAATTGCCGGAGGCTTCTCATTCTTACACGGAGGCCCAGGAGCATGCCGTCATGGTTGATGCGCATCTTGGATTTCAAACCAAAGAAATCGAAAAAAGTCTGCTCAATGAGTGGGGACCAAAAACTGTTTCCTCGGATGTCCAAGCATGGGTGGGACTCCCTGTTCAAGCAATGCAAACTCCCTACACGGAGTTGCGCCAGATTTTGGCTTTACTTTCGCCTGAAAACGACAGCACTGTCGTCGATCTTGGCTGTGCCTATGGGCGCATGGCTCACGTCATTGGTCATCACTACCCCCACGTGAATTTCATCGGCTACGAACTCGTCGACGAGCGCGTGCAAGAAGGTCGCAGAGTTCTGGCGAAATTCGATTACCCACGCTGTCGTCTTGAGACCGCGGATCTCAGCGCTTCAGATTTCATTCCGCCACTGGCAGAGTATTATTTTATTTTTGATTTTGGCAGCCGGCCGGCTATTGAGAAAACTCTCGAAGATCTTAAAAAGATTTCCCTGCAAAAATCTATCACAGTGGTGGCCCGTGGACGTGGCATCCGCAACTGGATTTATCAAGGTCATCCATGGCTGTATGCCATGAATGAGCCTCAGGTCTTTGATCATTTCAGTATTTTTCGCCCTTAG
- a CDS encoding RNA-binding protein encodes MGKKIYVGNLSYSLNDQSLMDVFSEFGSVQSARIIMDRDSGRSKGFAFVEMATDDEAATAISRLNGFQLAGRAMNVSEAKPMMPREGGRGPRDHRDHREHRGGDQNRMRG; translated from the coding sequence ATGGGAAAAAAAATCTACGTAGGAAATTTGTCTTATTCTTTGAACGATCAATCTTTGATGGATGTGTTCTCTGAGTTTGGTAGTGTGCAATCTGCTCGCATTATCATGGATCGTGATTCCGGTCGCAGCAAAGGTTTTGCCTTTGTTGAAATGGCCACAGACGATGAGGCCGCGACAGCGATCTCAAGACTCAATGGTTTTCAGCTGGCAGGACGTGCGATGAATGTCAGCGAAGCAAAGCCCATGATGCCGCGTGAAGGGGGGCGTGGGCCACGCGATCACCGCGACCATCGTGAGCATCGCGGTGGTGATCAAAACCGCATGCGCGGTTAG
- a CDS encoding divalent-cation tolerance protein CutA: MCLYYVTCPDTETAKKISMTMLEEGLIACANILPGMESLYWWEGKIDSAKEVVLILKSTTALSARITARVESLHPYNTPCILTLPIEKGSEAYIRWLKGSLF, encoded by the coding sequence ATATGCCTGTACTACGTCACCTGCCCCGATACTGAGACCGCAAAGAAAATCTCGATGACAATGCTTGAAGAAGGCCTCATTGCCTGCGCAAATATTTTACCGGGCATGGAGTCTTTGTATTGGTGGGAAGGCAAAATCGATTCTGCCAAAGAAGTGGTTTTGATTCTGAAATCCACCACTGCCCTTTCTGCGCGCATTACTGCTCGCGTTGAGTCTCTGCACCCCTATAACACGCCTTGTATTCTGACTCTTCCGATTGAAAAAGGTTCTGAAGCATATATAAGATGGCTCAAAGGGAGCCTCTTTTAA
- a CDS encoding OmpA family protein, whose translation MKKQIILIATAAAMLSACASGDNKNTINKAGIGAAVGAVAGAVIGHQTGHRNEGALIGAALGAGVGGAIGHRLDKQQKELEKIAETKRTEQGLITKLKSDILFDTGKADLKPAAKTNINELAAIMKKYPENVLTIKGYTDSTGSDKVNKPLSEKRAKAVRDALVSGGIPENTVSFVGMGSENPVDPGKTKDSLSKNRRVEIEITVDESKVPKQAAND comes from the coding sequence ATGAAAAAGCAAATCATTCTTATTGCCACGGCAGCAGCGATGCTTTCTGCGTGCGCATCTGGCGACAACAAAAACACGATCAACAAAGCAGGAATCGGTGCCGCTGTCGGCGCGGTTGCTGGTGCTGTTATTGGTCACCAGACTGGCCATCGTAACGAAGGTGCGCTTATCGGTGCAGCTTTAGGTGCTGGCGTGGGCGGAGCCATCGGTCACCGTTTAGATAAGCAACAAAAAGAACTCGAAAAAATTGCTGAAACAAAGCGTACAGAGCAAGGTCTTATCACGAAGTTGAAAAGCGATATCTTGTTCGATACGGGCAAAGCTGATTTGAAACCAGCGGCAAAAACGAACATCAACGAACTTGCGGCTATCATGAAGAAGTATCCTGAGAACGTTTTGACGATCAAAGGTTACACAGACTCTACAGGTTCAGACAAAGTGAACAAGCCACTTTCTGAAAAACGTGCGAAAGCTGTTCGCGATGCTTTGGTTTCTGGTGGTATCCCAGAAAACACTGTGAGCTTCGTAGGTATGGGCTCAGAAAACCCAGTTGATCCAGGCAAAACAAAAGACTCTTTGTCTAAAAACCGTCGCGTTGAAATCGAAATCACTGTCGACGAAAGCAAAGTTCCTAAGCAAGCTGCTAACGACTAG
- the pyrE gene encoding orotate phosphoribosyltransferase: protein MHKKELAQKIYEVAHLTGEFKLRSGTTSNEYFDKYRFEARPELLNEIALHMRALIPPGTQALAALEMGGIPVATALSLITGIPCVFVRKKAKDYGTCQFAEGLDIKGLQLCIIEDVVTTGGQVLLSTEDLRSMGAKVADVLCVIHRGGGEEKLKAAGLKLGALFESEELKAHLK, encoded by the coding sequence ATGCACAAAAAAGAACTCGCACAAAAGATCTACGAAGTGGCCCATCTCACGGGCGAATTTAAACTCCGATCCGGTACAACTTCTAACGAATACTTCGACAAATATCGCTTCGAAGCTCGTCCTGAATTGCTGAACGAGATTGCCTTGCACATGCGCGCACTGATTCCTCCCGGAACTCAAGCTCTCGCGGCGCTTGAAATGGGTGGCATTCCTGTGGCGACGGCTTTATCGCTCATTACAGGCATTCCTTGCGTCTTTGTTCGCAAAAAGGCAAAGGATTACGGCACTTGCCAGTTTGCCGAAGGGCTCGATATTAAGGGCCTTCAGCTCTGTATCATCGAAGACGTCGTTACCACCGGTGGCCAGGTTTTGCTCAGCACGGAAGATTTGCGTTCAATGGGCGCAAAAGTAGCTGACGTTTTGTGTGTGATTCACAGAGGCGGCGGCGAAGAAAAACTCAAGGCGGCGGGTTTGAAGCTCGGTGCGCTCTTTGAATCTGAAGAACTCAAAGCTCATTTAAAATAA
- a CDS encoding S1 RNA-binding domain-containing protein, with translation MRDMFGDDDSQNKKNDFAAMFEESVQGYTKSYGKGDKVTAEVVTLGKEEVFVNVSGRDGMVHRTELLDANGQLKVQVGDQITLYVVKSQEGLLVLSAKASGKALADDLEDAFDFETPVEGRVTEVVNGGFRVNIMGKLAFCPISQMDTKMITEPESYIDKKFDFMITKFEKGGRNIVVSRRRMMDMEKLENQGTFMDQHQAGEIMNGRVTRIEAYGAFVELASGIDGLVHISEISWSRLAHPSEALELGQEISVKILKIEEDANGRLKISLSRKQAEEDPWMLAYKDFPVGSVHTGKIRSKERFGFLMELKPGIVGLLPKSAFREVADEREMEKKNPGETLKVQIQNVNTAEKKISLSFPKEQEDTSWQGFTSNSTSGGGKGLGTLADQFKNLNLNKK, from the coding sequence ATGAGAGACATGTTCGGGGACGACGATTCACAGAATAAGAAAAATGACTTCGCGGCGATGTTCGAGGAGTCCGTTCAAGGTTACACAAAATCCTATGGCAAAGGCGACAAAGTTACTGCTGAAGTTGTCACTCTAGGTAAGGAAGAAGTGTTCGTGAACGTGAGCGGCCGCGACGGCATGGTTCATAGAACCGAGCTTCTCGATGCCAACGGCCAATTGAAAGTGCAAGTCGGAGATCAAATCACTCTTTACGTTGTAAAGTCTCAGGAAGGTCTTTTGGTTCTTTCTGCGAAAGCTTCCGGTAAAGCGCTGGCTGACGATCTCGAAGACGCTTTCGATTTCGAAACTCCGGTTGAGGGCCGAGTCACTGAAGTTGTGAACGGTGGCTTCCGCGTGAACATCATGGGTAAATTGGCTTTCTGTCCAATCAGTCAGATGGACACAAAGATGATTACGGAGCCTGAAAGCTACATCGATAAGAAATTCGACTTCATGATCACGAAGTTCGAAAAAGGCGGCCGCAACATCGTGGTATCTCGCCGTCGTATGATGGACATGGAAAAACTTGAGAACCAAGGCACGTTCATGGATCAGCATCAGGCCGGTGAAATCATGAACGGCCGCGTGACCCGTATCGAAGCTTACGGTGCTTTCGTAGAGCTTGCTTCTGGTATCGATGGCTTGGTTCACATTTCTGAAATCAGCTGGTCTCGTTTAGCTCATCCTTCTGAAGCGCTCGAACTTGGCCAAGAGATCTCTGTGAAGATTTTGAAAATCGAAGAAGATGCCAACGGCCGCTTGAAGATTTCATTGTCTCGTAAGCAGGCTGAGGAGGATCCTTGGATGCTCGCATACAAAGATTTCCCAGTGGGCAGCGTGCACACAGGCAAGATCCGCAGCAAAGAGCGCTTCGGTTTCTTGATGGAGTTGAAACCAGGCATCGTCGGCCTTTTGCCAAAGAGTGCTTTCCGCGAAGTCGCGGATGAGCGTGAGATGGAAAAGAAAAATCCAGGTGAAACTTTGAAAGTTCAAATCCAGAACGTAAACACGGCTGAAAAGAAGATCTCTTTGTCGTTCCCTAAAGAACAAGAAGACACTTCTTGGCAGGGTTTCACTTCAAACAGCACGAGTGGCGGCGGCAAAGGCCTCGGCACTTTGGCGGATCAGTTCAAAAATTTGAATCTTAATAAAAAGTAA
- a CDS encoding M3 family oligoendopeptidase, whose product MTTSPAWNIESEYASLEAPAFKADYAAVEKGIADIEKRNSAKDVATVQDLFVLREQTSVLIGNLFTYVNCILSVDASDQNAKAVNSQIAVLLSRLSQACTPLEILVKTADESFLKQLLDHPTLSAYSFAWKQDRAKSPYLLSEGEETLLTAVGVSGHTAWETLYTNLCGTIKCEMKYPDKTETVGLAQALGSFFQKDEVLRKTAWHAVQEAWTEHQETSAAILNSLAGWRQEVNKKRSHTKPVHFLDTPLHENRIQRATLDAMMSSLHSNVGNTRKAPALMAKILKKKQLDPWDLLAPSPLGEEGKTIEFSEAVKLVREAYGAVDPQMADFVDMMVKNNWIEGRVTPNKTTGAYCTFFTKSKQPRVYMTYMGSEHDVTTLAHELGHAFHSWSMRDLPQVQMNYPMTLAETASVFGETALRDMLLQKAKTNAEKLDHSWNELEAASAFLINIPARFDFEKSFYEKREEKTLSPAELGTLMDEAWTKWYGPVLSKNDKLFWAHKLHFSIAGDNGFYNFPYAFGYLFSLSIYARRKELGSNFMKTYVDVLRDTGRMTAEDLIQKHFGEDITQPKFWQKSFDLVASKLTAIEALA is encoded by the coding sequence ATGACTACATCCCCTGCTTGGAATATTGAATCTGAATACGCATCTCTCGAAGCGCCGGCTTTCAAAGCCGATTATGCCGCTGTTGAAAAAGGGATTGCTGATATCGAAAAACGCAATAGCGCGAAAGACGTTGCAACAGTTCAGGATCTCTTTGTCTTGCGTGAGCAGACTTCTGTTTTAATTGGCAACCTTTTTACCTATGTGAACTGCATCCTGTCCGTCGATGCTTCCGATCAAAATGCAAAGGCCGTGAACTCGCAAATCGCAGTGCTGCTCTCACGCCTGTCTCAAGCCTGCACTCCACTTGAAATTTTGGTGAAGACTGCCGACGAGAGCTTTTTAAAACAGCTTTTGGATCATCCTACACTCTCGGCTTACAGCTTTGCCTGGAAGCAAGACCGCGCTAAATCTCCGTACCTGCTCTCCGAAGGTGAAGAGACTTTACTCACAGCTGTCGGCGTTTCAGGCCACACGGCATGGGAAACTCTTTATACAAATCTTTGCGGCACTATTAAGTGTGAAATGAAGTATCCGGACAAAACTGAAACCGTGGGCCTTGCCCAAGCTTTGGGTTCATTCTTTCAGAAAGACGAAGTCTTACGCAAAACTGCATGGCATGCTGTTCAGGAAGCTTGGACTGAGCACCAAGAAACTTCGGCGGCGATTTTGAATTCTCTCGCAGGCTGGCGCCAAGAGGTGAATAAAAAACGCTCGCACACAAAACCTGTGCACTTCTTGGATACTCCCCTGCATGAGAACCGCATTCAACGCGCCACCCTCGATGCAATGATGAGCTCGCTTCACAGCAACGTTGGCAACACTCGCAAAGCACCTGCTTTAATGGCGAAGATTCTTAAGAAGAAGCAGCTCGATCCGTGGGATTTGCTCGCCCCAAGCCCGCTCGGCGAAGAAGGTAAAACCATCGAGTTCTCTGAAGCTGTGAAGCTCGTACGCGAAGCCTATGGCGCCGTGGATCCACAGATGGCGGACTTCGTCGACATGATGGTGAAAAATAACTGGATCGAAGGACGAGTCACGCCAAATAAAACCACTGGCGCTTACTGCACATTCTTCACAAAGAGCAAACAGCCCCGCGTGTACATGACTTACATGGGCTCTGAGCACGATGTGACGACGTTGGCGCATGAGCTCGGCCACGCCTTCCACTCTTGGTCGATGCGTGATCTTCCGCAAGTGCAAATGAACTACCCGATGACGCTGGCAGAAACTGCGAGTGTCTTTGGTGAAACGGCTCTTCGCGATATGCTTTTACAAAAAGCTAAAACCAACGCTGAAAAGCTCGATCATTCATGGAACGAGCTCGAAGCCGCTTCGGCATTCTTGATCAACATCCCTGCCCGTTTTGATTTCGAAAAAAGCTTCTATGAGAAGCGCGAAGAAAAAACCCTCAGCCCCGCGGAGCTTGGCACATTGATGGATGAGGCTTGGACGAAGTGGTATGGACCTGTGCTTTCAAAGAACGACAAGCTCTTCTGGGCGCATAAGCTGCATTTCTCGATTGCAGGTGATAATGGGTTCTATAACTTCCCGTATGCGTTCGGGTATTTGTTCAGCCTCAGCATCTATGCTCGCCGCAAAGAGCTCGGTTCGAATTTCATGAAAACTTACGTGGATGTTTTGCGTGATACAGGCCGTATGACGGCGGAGGATTTGATCCAGAAACACTTCGGCGAGGATATCACCCAGCCGAAGTTCTGGCAGAAGTCTTTTGATCTCGTCGCAAGCAAACTTACGGCGATTGAGGCGCTGGCGTAG